The Triticum dicoccoides isolate Atlit2015 ecotype Zavitan chromosome 6A, WEW_v2.0, whole genome shotgun sequence genome has a window encoding:
- the LOC119315662 gene encoding geranylgeranyl pyrophosphate synthase 7, chloroplastic-like, whose translation MAKVAPFLLHHATPLPNLKLHAPPRSTSLHARHSTPGLARCAVTAPTSTATTTTVLQDEEPFSLDRYMASKAVTVNEALDRALPPGHPERLLESMRYSLLAGGKRVRPMLALAACELVGGDEAAAEPVACAVEMVHAMSLVHDDLPCMDDDDLRRGRPTNHVAFGVSTALLAGDALLALAFEHLARGCADRGVPADRALRAVAELAGAVGAGGLAAGQVVDLASEGADVGLATLEYIHVHKTARLLEAAAVCGAIVAGGDDEEVEGIRRYARYVGLLFQVVDDVLDVTRTSEQLGKTAGKDLATDKATYPKLMGVDGARAYAAELVASAEAELDRFDAARTEPLRHLARFIAYRQH comes from the coding sequence ATGGCCAAGGTCGCGCCATTTCTCCTCCACCATGCGACGCCACTGCCCAACCTCAAGCTCCATGCTCCTCCGAGAAGCACCTCACTTCATGCCAGGCACTCCACGCCCGGCCTCGCACGGTGCGCCGTGACGGCTCCGACgagcaccgccaccaccaccaccgtgttGCAGGACGAGGAGCCCTTCAGCCTCGACCGGTACATGGCGTCCAAGGCGGTGACCGTGAACGAGGCGCTCGACCGCGCCCTGCCGCCCGGGCACCCCGAGCGGCTCCTCGAGTCCATGCGCTACTCGCTCCTCGCGGGCGGCAAGCGGGTGCGCCCCATGCTCGCGCTCGCCGCGTGCGAGCTGGTGGGCGGCGACGAGGCCGCCGCCGAGCCCGTGGCCTGCGCCGTCGAGATGGTCCACGCCATGTCGCTCGTCCACGACGACCTCCCCTGCATGGACGACGACGACCTCCGGCGCGGCCGCCCCACTAACCACGTCGCCTTCGGCGTCAGCACCGCGCTGCTCGCCGGGGACGCGCTCCTGGCGCTCGCGTTCGAGCACCTCGCCCGGGGCTGCGCGGACCGCGGCGTGCCGGCCGACCGCGCGCTCCGCGCCGTGGCGGAGCTCGCGGGCGCCGTGGGCGCGGGCGGGCTCGCGGCGGGCCAGGTCGTGGACCTCGCCAGCGAGGGCGCCGACGTCGGCCTCGCCACGCTGGAGTACATCCACGTGCACAAGACGGCGCGGCTCCTGGAGGCCGCGGCGGTGTGCGGCGCCATCGTCGCCGGAGGAGACGACGAGGAGGTCGAGGGCATCCGGCGGTACGCGCGTTACGTCGGGCTGCTGTTCCAGGTGGTGGACGACGTGCTGGACGTGACGCGCACGTCCGAGCAGCTGGGGAAGACGGCGGGGAAGGACCTGGCGACCGACAAGGCCACGTACCCGAAGCTGATGGGCGTGGACGGGGCGCGCGCGTACGCAGCCGAGCTTGTGGCGAGCGCCGAGGCAGAGCTAGACCGCTTCGACGCTGCTCGTACAGAGCCTCTGCGTCACCTCGCGCGCTTCATTGCGTACCGGCAGCACTGA